In a genomic window of Candidatus Krumholzibacteriia bacterium:
- a CDS encoding DUF4837 family protein gives MTRFIARTAWGCLLLLAALSGCREVAFPPAGSYAEVDLVADGGRGGEWATTLVPLIEVERDYFVSTEPAFRVVSVAGEPSVDPPTVKNVVLCGVLDGSSAVGARITDLLGEAGVDRVLAGQAAILKKEDVPLPGQLTLIITAATEDALREVLKARGEEISEIIDASCRERLRRYMLQRRRAAQSEEFRRHWGFFIEVPTLYTLFREGENPPGVELHRESPPRVLGVFWKEWDHAPSLYNTDELFDFRADYVRRVYDGDQMERNRVRYAYTRLGEYTALRMNGYWYNDEFSMAGGYFETYFVWDKDAKLLWAVDCLVYAPGREKTSLVRELHALAETFRYQ, from the coding sequence GTGACACGATTCATCGCCAGAACGGCATGGGGTTGCCTGCTCCTGCTCGCCGCGCTGTCCGGCTGCCGCGAGGTGGCATTCCCGCCCGCGGGATCCTACGCGGAGGTCGACCTGGTGGCCGACGGCGGGCGCGGTGGGGAATGGGCCACCACGCTGGTGCCGCTGATCGAGGTGGAACGCGACTACTTCGTCTCCACCGAACCCGCGTTCCGCGTGGTGTCGGTGGCGGGCGAGCCCTCGGTGGATCCCCCGACGGTGAAGAACGTGGTTCTTTGCGGGGTGCTGGACGGATCCAGCGCGGTGGGCGCGAGAATCACCGATCTGCTGGGCGAGGCGGGTGTCGATCGTGTGCTCGCCGGCCAGGCGGCCATCCTCAAGAAGGAGGACGTTCCGCTGCCCGGACAACTCACCCTCATCATCACCGCGGCCACGGAGGACGCGTTGCGTGAGGTGCTGAAGGCGCGGGGCGAGGAGATCTCCGAGATCATCGACGCGAGTTGCCGCGAACGCCTGCGCCGCTACATGTTGCAGCGAAGGCGCGCGGCGCAGAGCGAGGAGTTCCGCCGGCACTGGGGTTTCTTCATCGAAGTACCGACACTGTACACGCTCTTCCGGGAGGGGGAGAATCCGCCCGGCGTGGAGCTGCACCGCGAATCCCCGCCCCGGGTGCTGGGGGTGTTCTGGAAGGAATGGGACCACGCCCCCTCGCTGTACAACACCGACGAGCTCTTCGATTTTCGTGCGGACTACGTGCGGCGCGTGTACGATGGCGACCAGATGGAGCGGAACCGCGTGCGCTACGCTTACACCCGGCTCGGCGAGTACACCGCCCTGCGCATGAACGGGTACTGGTACAACGACGAGTTTTCGATGGCGGGTGGGTACTTCGAGACCTACTTCGTGTGGGACAAGGACGCAAAACTGTTGTGGGCGGTGGACTGCCTGGTCTACGCTCCAGGCCGTGAGAAGACCTCGCTGGTGCGCGAACTGCACGCGCTGGCGGAGACGTTCCGCTACCAGTAG
- a CDS encoding anti-sigma factor — translation MKCRRAQHLLFDFIDGMSNESLRAELDRHLGECPACEQFAAEMTRSLSMLRRAPRETLDENFNWRVRLAIHRERNAMRSAAASTGAWARAWNVRYAVGAGVAFAVVLVAGAVLQPGVQVPRSPVSISSPAPRQADRSLATANRTPGQTRSFSGPGPMFNTESGTLVSQGAPHGLIDPAARQGAIDDPARSEAMIDSLVERQLMPLAPEERALYIQRQIHRLQSRLQSQQAAPVQP, via the coding sequence ATGAAGTGTCGCCGAGCACAACATCTGCTGTTCGATTTCATCGACGGAATGAGCAATGAATCCCTGCGCGCGGAACTGGACCGCCACCTGGGCGAGTGCCCGGCGTGCGAACAGTTCGCGGCGGAGATGACGCGCAGCCTTTCGATGCTGCGCCGCGCGCCCCGCGAGACGCTCGACGAGAATTTCAACTGGCGCGTCCGCCTGGCCATCCACCGGGAGCGCAACGCCATGCGATCGGCCGCGGCGTCCACCGGCGCCTGGGCGCGCGCGTGGAACGTCCGTTATGCGGTGGGTGCCGGTGTCGCCTTTGCGGTGGTGCTGGTTGCCGGGGCCGTGCTACAGCCCGGCGTGCAGGTGCCGCGTTCGCCGGTGAGCATTTCCAGTCCCGCGCCCCGGCAGGCGGATCGCAGCCTTGCCACCGCGAACCGGACACCGGGGCAGACGCGTTCCTTCTCCGGCCCGGGACCGATGTTCAACACGGAGAGCGGAACGCTGGTATCGCAGGGAGCCCCGCACGGCCTCATCGACCCCGCCGCGCGGCAGGGCGCCATCGACGACCCGGCACGCTCCGAGGCCATGATCGACTCGCTGGTGGAGCGCCAGTTGATGCCGCTCGCGCCGGAAGAACGCGCCCTCTACATCCAGCGCCAGATTCACAGGCTGCAGTCCCGATTGCAGAGCCAGCAAGCGGCTCCGGTGCAACCCTAG
- a CDS encoding sigma-70 family RNA polymerase sigma factor, with protein MLTDTSRDRARWKDLTDEELMLRVQGGETDCYDVLVERYKNRLFNYLLRLTGNRDEAEEFAQEALVKGYIHAEKYKTIAKFSTWLYTIATNLVRNRVRSRSRAPQIVSLWSRVFGDGEEERVIDIPDAQRSPEEAINDNELSDAINAAIQRIPEKYRTSFVLREINELSYEEIAAVTGLKLGTVRSRINRARNHFRQLIAQVLEKGIDF; from the coding sequence GTGCTGACGGATACGAGTCGCGACCGGGCCAGGTGGAAGGACCTCACCGACGAGGAGCTGATGCTCCGCGTGCAGGGCGGGGAGACGGACTGCTACGACGTCCTGGTCGAGCGGTACAAGAACCGTCTGTTCAACTACCTGCTGCGACTCACGGGCAACCGGGACGAGGCCGAGGAGTTCGCCCAGGAGGCCCTGGTCAAGGGGTACATCCACGCGGAGAAGTACAAGACCATCGCCAAATTCTCCACGTGGCTGTACACCATCGCGACCAATCTGGTGAGGAACCGGGTGCGGTCGCGCTCCCGGGCCCCGCAGATCGTGTCGCTCTGGTCGCGGGTGTTTGGAGACGGGGAAGAAGAGCGGGTGATCGACATCCCGGACGCACAGCGCAGTCCCGAGGAAGCGATCAACGACAACGAGCTGAGCGATGCCATCAACGCGGCGATCCAGCGCATCCCCGAGAAGTACCGGACCAGTTTCGTGCTGCGCGAGATCAACGAGTTGTCATATGAGGAAATCGCTGCGGTGACGGGCCTGAAGCTCGGAACCGTGAGATCAAGAATCAACCGGGCTCGCAATCACTTTCGACAACTGATTGCGCAGGTTCTGGAGAAGGGAATCGATTTCTAG
- a CDS encoding tetratricopeptide repeat protein, producing MMGRKANVHLWQLLAFVCFLAGAAPALAQPGDESGAMSSFARGVFLLENGHADQAIEALEEAWRASDHAPAVGARLAEAYYAIRDMSRAELIADDVLESDPMREDVLQLKARLCYARRDVRASIAYLERVREVRPSSFETDRLLASLYAEVGERDKAIEAVERCIRSEPSIPYLHVLLGSMLEEAGRTEEAELAYIAALELDPSDETAVESLTDLLEKDDRVAEAIPHLERLAASPGAPESAALALAEAYLVVGRYTDGIDLLEARRGDGHLAPEGEILLGRLYYEAGRNEDAIRVFEPMYEHTGNNPELARILGELYLKTDDPARARSYFEAGIAAQPKDYRGYLALFFAQSEAFTQGGPRVEMTTAEAGALLTTASGLVPASDFDANYALGMAFSSVDSLRSARVHLSRANTIRSGDRGTLFNLAAVEEKSGDLESALQHLVELHAIVPDDAAVSNFYGYVLAEMNRELDLAESLISAALAAEPENGYFIDSLGWVYYQRGEYRDAVTHLERALRILGDDAVILEHLGDAYAALSRYKEALAAYRQSDSLQDNNLKLREKIESTERRLQ from the coding sequence ATGATGGGCCGAAAGGCAAACGTGCATTTGTGGCAGTTGCTTGCATTCGTCTGTTTTCTCGCGGGCGCGGCCCCGGCGCTCGCGCAGCCGGGTGACGAGTCGGGGGCGATGTCGAGCTTCGCGCGCGGGGTATTCCTGCTCGAGAACGGACATGCCGACCAGGCCATCGAAGCACTCGAGGAGGCATGGCGGGCCAGCGATCACGCACCGGCGGTGGGTGCGCGCCTGGCGGAGGCCTACTACGCCATCCGCGACATGTCGCGTGCCGAGCTCATCGCGGACGACGTCCTGGAGTCGGACCCGATGCGGGAAGACGTCCTCCAGCTCAAGGCGCGGCTGTGCTACGCGCGGCGCGACGTGCGGGCTTCCATCGCCTACCTGGAGCGGGTGCGCGAGGTGCGCCCCTCCTCGTTCGAGACCGACCGGCTCCTCGCGAGCCTCTACGCCGAGGTGGGCGAGCGCGACAAGGCCATCGAGGCGGTGGAGCGCTGCATTCGCAGCGAACCGTCGATCCCGTACCTGCACGTCCTTCTCGGCAGCATGCTGGAAGAGGCCGGGCGTACCGAAGAGGCGGAGCTAGCCTACATCGCGGCACTCGAACTCGACCCGTCCGACGAGACCGCGGTGGAGTCGCTCACCGACCTCCTGGAGAAGGACGATCGCGTTGCCGAAGCCATTCCGCACCTCGAGCGGCTTGCCGCGTCTCCCGGCGCGCCGGAGTCCGCCGCGCTGGCGCTGGCGGAGGCGTACCTGGTGGTGGGCCGCTACACGGACGGGATCGACCTGCTGGAGGCGCGGCGCGGAGACGGCCACCTCGCGCCGGAGGGTGAGATACTGCTGGGACGCCTCTACTACGAAGCGGGCCGCAACGAGGACGCCATCCGCGTCTTCGAACCGATGTACGAGCACACCGGCAACAATCCCGAACTGGCGCGAATCCTGGGAGAGCTGTACCTGAAGACCGACGACCCCGCGCGTGCGCGCAGCTACTTCGAGGCCGGAATCGCGGCGCAGCCGAAGGACTACCGCGGCTACCTGGCGCTGTTCTTCGCGCAGTCGGAGGCCTTCACCCAGGGCGGGCCCCGGGTCGAGATGACCACGGCGGAGGCGGGCGCGCTGCTGACCACGGCGTCGGGTCTGGTGCCGGCGTCCGATTTCGACGCCAACTATGCGCTCGGCATGGCGTTCTCCAGCGTGGACTCGCTGCGTTCGGCGCGGGTGCACCTGTCGCGCGCCAACACCATCAGGTCCGGGGACCGCGGCACACTGTTCAACCTGGCGGCGGTCGAAGAGAAGAGCGGCGACCTGGAGTCGGCGCTGCAACATCTTGTCGAGCTGCACGCCATCGTCCCCGACGACGCGGCGGTGAGCAATTTCTACGGCTACGTGCTGGCCGAAATGAATCGCGAACTGGATCTCGCCGAGTCATTGATAAGCGCCGCGCTCGCCGCGGAGCCGGAAAACGGGTACTTCATCGACAGCCTGGGCTGGGTTTACTACCAGCGCGGCGAATATCGTGACGCCGTGACCCATCTGGAGCGCGCGCTGCGCATCCTGGGTGACGACGCGGTCATCCTCGAACACCTCGGCGACGCCTATGCGGCGCTGTCGCGGTACAAGGAAGCGCTGGCGGCCTACCGGCAGTCCGACAGCCTGCAGGACAACAATCTCAAACTCCGTGAAAAAATCGAATCGACCGAGCGGCGCCTGCAGTAG